CCTCTGAAGTTCATCGTTATAATCGTCAATTTCTTTATAATTAAAAGCCTCATCAAAACCGAGTTCATCAACAATATACGCGACCTTTTCATCAGTTCCAGCGGAACCGACGACCCGGCAGCCTTTAATCTTCGCAATTTGTCCGACGACAGAACCGACGGCACCGGCAGCACCAGAGACAAAGACGGTTTCACGCGCTTGAAGTTTCCCAACCTTCAGCAAGCCAAAATAGGCTGTTAAACCCGGCATACCGAGAATCCCTGCACCTGTAGAGATAGGGGCAATTGCCGGATCAATTTTTCGCAGTCCATCGCCAGCAGCGACACCGTGTTCCTGCCAACCGATACCGGCGTTGACGATATCACCAATCTCAAAATTCGGATGTTTTGTCTCAATCACTTCGGCGATGACGCTACCGACCATGACTTCATCAATCTCAACGTTAGCGGCATAAGACTTCGCAGCATTAATCCGTCCGCGCATATATGGGTCAACGGAGAGATAGATGGTTTTTACTAATACCTCTCCGTCTTTAGGTGTTGGAATTGGCACCTCAACCAAGTTGAAATCTGACGCTTTCGGATACCCTACGGGCCGAGAGGCGAGGGTAATTTGACGATTCATTTATCGTTTCTCCTTACGAATAATAATTAAGACCTTTTATTGAACTGAACGGGGTCTTTGCCGTGAATGACGATGAGCTCATGTCGTGGTGCATCCCAATCAAAAACCTTAACGATAGGCAAAATAACGCGGACAGCCAAGCCGATACGCCGTTTGGCGGAGCGGTTCGCCTCTGAGTGATGTAGCGTCCGTTCATTGAAAAGGACGAACTCACCGGGTTGCATCTCTAAGTTGACAACATCGGTTGTATCAACGAAACCGAGGTCACCCATTTGTCCGAATGCCATGTCTGAAGTCGCTTTGACGTGCGGTATCACTTTGCGATGTGAACCCGGAACGATCTGGAGGCAGCTATTTTCCAAGGT
This genomic stretch from Candidatus Poribacteria bacterium harbors:
- a CDS encoding NADP-dependent oxidoreductase, which codes for MNRQITLASRPVGYPKASDFNLVEVPIPTPKDGEVLVKTIYLSVDPYMRGRINAAKSYAANVEIDEVMVGSVIAEVIETKHPNFEIGDIVNAGIGWQEHGVAAGDGLRKIDPAIAPISTGAGILGMPGLTAYFGLLKVGKLQARETVFVSGAAGAVGSVVGQIAKIKGCRVVGSAGTDEKVAYIVDELGFDEAFNYKEIDDYNDELQRLLPDGIDVYFDNVGGSITDAVFPNLRIKGRVVICGQISQYNLEKPEMGPRFLWFMITKRARIEGFLVSEFADQHAEALVEMAEWLRQGKLKYHETIEEGGIENAPAAFISMLKGGNIGKQLVKIADPSS